A genomic window from Pseudomonas alcaligenes includes:
- the cysM gene encoding cysteine synthase CysM, which produces MTLQFPTIADCIGNTPLVRLQRLPGSERNHLLVKLEGNNPAGSVKDRPAMSMITRAELRGDIQPGDVLIEATSGNTGIALAMAAAIKGYKMILIMPGNSTEERKAAMSAYGAELILVDNMEVARDLALAMQAEGKGKVLDQFANGDNPEAHYRSTGPEIWRQTQGAITHFISSMGTTGTIMGTSRYLKEQNPAVEIIGLQPQDGSAIPGIRRWPQAYLPSIFDASRVDRVLDISQAEAEDMMRRLAREEGIFCGVSSGGAVAAMLKLARETENAVMVAIICDRGDRYLSSGLFNH; this is translated from the coding sequence ATGACCCTGCAGTTCCCCACCATCGCCGACTGCATCGGCAACACCCCGCTGGTTCGCCTGCAGCGTCTGCCCGGCAGCGAGCGCAATCACCTGCTGGTGAAGCTGGAAGGCAATAATCCGGCCGGCTCGGTGAAGGATCGCCCGGCCATGTCGATGATCACTCGCGCCGAGCTGCGCGGCGACATCCAGCCCGGCGATGTGCTGATCGAAGCCACCAGCGGCAACACCGGCATCGCCCTGGCGATGGCGGCGGCGATCAAGGGTTACAAGATGATCCTGATCATGCCCGGCAACTCCACCGAGGAGCGCAAGGCGGCGATGAGCGCCTACGGCGCCGAGCTGATCTTGGTGGACAACATGGAGGTGGCGCGCGACCTCGCCCTGGCCATGCAGGCCGAGGGCAAGGGCAAGGTGCTCGACCAGTTCGCCAACGGCGACAACCCCGAGGCGCACTACCGCAGTACCGGTCCGGAGATCTGGCGCCAGACCCAGGGCGCCATCACCCACTTCATCAGCTCGATGGGCACCACCGGCACCATCATGGGCACCTCGCGCTACCTCAAGGAGCAGAACCCGGCCGTGGAGATCATCGGCCTGCAGCCGCAGGACGGCTCAGCCATCCCCGGCATCCGCCGCTGGCCGCAGGCGTACCTGCCGAGCATCTTCGATGCCAGCCGGGTCGACCGCGTCCTGGACATCTCCCAGGCCGAGGCCGAGGACATGATGCGCCGTCTGGCGCGCGAGGAAGGGATCTTCTGCGGCGTGTCGTCCGGTGGTGCGGTGGCGGCCATGCTCAAGCTGGCGCGCGAGACCGAGAATGCGGTGATGGTGGCGATCATCTGCGACCGCGGCGACCGCTACCTGTCGTCCGGCCTGTTCAACCACTGA
- the rlmD gene encoding 23S rRNA (uracil(1939)-C(5))-methyltransferase RlmD, with amino-acid sequence MSKHRSLRFQPAGGERKAQVPVGKKQKLTIERLANDGRGIAFVEGRSWFVAGALAGEEVEARVLAARAQVVEARSERVLTPSSLRREPACAHAGRCGGCTLQHLPHAEQLALKQRSLAEQMQRQAGVEPDEWAAPLTGPELGYRRRARIAVRWDVKGKRLEVGFRAAASQDIVAIDDCPVLVQPLQPILRALPALLRALDKPQTLGHVELFHGTQAALLLRHTAPLGEADLQHLRAFCAEHQAQLWLHGAGEPEPDVPEQRLGYRLEPWNLELQYRPGDFVQVNGAVNQAMVEQALDWLAPQTGERVLDLFCGLGNFALPLAQRVGEVVAVEGVQAMVARARENAAANGLGNLHFFQADLSKPLAGAPWAARGFAAILLDPPRDGAFEVVKEIHRLGARRLVYVSCNPATLARDAAELVRQGYRLKRAGILDMFPQTAHVEAMALFERG; translated from the coding sequence ATGAGCAAGCACAGATCGCTGCGCTTCCAGCCCGCCGGCGGCGAGCGCAAGGCCCAGGTGCCGGTCGGCAAGAAGCAGAAGCTGACCATCGAGCGTCTGGCCAACGACGGTCGCGGCATCGCCTTCGTCGAGGGGCGCAGCTGGTTCGTCGCCGGTGCGCTGGCTGGCGAGGAGGTCGAGGCACGCGTGCTGGCCGCCCGCGCCCAGGTGGTGGAGGCGCGCAGCGAGCGCGTGCTGACCCCTTCTTCGCTGCGCCGCGAGCCGGCCTGCGCGCATGCCGGCCGCTGCGGTGGCTGCACCCTGCAGCACCTGCCGCATGCCGAGCAGCTTGCCCTGAAACAGCGCAGCCTGGCCGAACAGATGCAGCGCCAGGCCGGCGTCGAACCGGATGAGTGGGCGGCGCCGCTGACCGGCCCCGAGTTGGGCTACCGGCGCCGCGCGCGCATCGCCGTGCGCTGGGACGTCAAGGGCAAGCGCCTGGAGGTCGGCTTCCGTGCCGCGGCCAGCCAGGACATCGTCGCCATCGACGACTGCCCGGTGCTGGTACAGCCCTTGCAGCCGATCCTGCGCGCCCTGCCGGCGCTGTTGCGGGCGCTGGACAAGCCCCAGACACTCGGCCACGTCGAGCTGTTCCACGGCACCCAGGCGGCCCTGCTGCTGCGCCATACGGCGCCGCTGGGCGAGGCCGATCTGCAGCACCTGCGCGCCTTCTGTGCCGAGCACCAGGCGCAGCTGTGGCTGCACGGCGCCGGCGAGCCCGAGCCCGATGTGCCGGAGCAGCGCCTGGGCTATCGCCTGGAGCCCTGGAACCTGGAGCTGCAGTACCGCCCGGGCGATTTCGTGCAGGTCAATGGTGCGGTCAATCAGGCCATGGTCGAACAGGCGCTAGACTGGTTGGCGCCGCAGACTGGCGAGCGGGTGCTGGACCTGTTCTGCGGCCTGGGCAACTTCGCCCTGCCGCTGGCGCAGCGGGTCGGCGAAGTGGTGGCGGTGGAAGGCGTGCAGGCCATGGTGGCGCGGGCGCGGGAAAATGCCGCGGCCAACGGCCTGGGCAATCTGCACTTTTTCCAGGCCGACCTGTCGAAGCCGCTGGCCGGCGCCCCCTGGGCCGCCCGCGGCTTCGCCGCGATACTGCTCGACCCGCCGCGTGACGGCGCGTTCGAGGTGGTCAAGGAGATTCACCGGCTGGGCGCGCGGCGCCTGGTCTATGTGTCCTGCAACCCGGCGACCCTGGCGCGCGATGCCGCCGAGCTGGTCCGGCAGGGCTACCGGCTGAAGCGGGCCGGGATTCTCGACATGTTCCCGCAGACGGCACATGTGGAGGCGATGGCGTTATTCGAGAGGGGCTAG